From a region of the Helicobacter hepaticus ATCC 51449 genome:
- the nusA gene encoding transcription termination factor NusA, with the protein MEKILDIIDLIAYDKGLESQAVLEIVKEGLIKIAQEEINPHYDYFVEQDAKERTLKLFYRMKVCADEQDLSEENLGTFLPLSQAKGLGDVSIGDEVDCELQLDAMSRGAINKLFLNLEYNLQRSIENQILQNFRAMVGKIVNGQVVGIDDSGNTFIEIESIRAILPQKNRIKGENFKVGDCVRAILKFVGINRNGLQVELSRTTPKFLEELLAMEVPEIKDNEVIIHKSARIPGDRAKVAVYSNSARIDPIGCCVGVKGVRINAVSKELANENIDCVEYHSTLEIFVAKALTPAQVVSVKIEEAQEGERKKAIVQIKSEQKSKAIGKNGVNIRLASMLCECDIELQEITESKPLENENTPAEKTGIDALSSLFKS; encoded by the coding sequence ATGGAAAAGATTTTAGATATTATTGATTTAATTGCTTATGATAAAGGCTTAGAATCGCAAGCTGTGTTAGAAATTGTCAAAGAAGGCTTAATTAAAATTGCTCAAGAAGAGATTAATCCACATTATGATTATTTTGTTGAGCAAGATGCTAAAGAGCGCACACTCAAGCTTTTTTATCGTATGAAAGTATGTGCAGATGAGCAAGATTTAAGCGAGGAGAATCTAGGGACATTCCTCCCTCTTTCTCAAGCAAAAGGACTTGGTGATGTAAGCATAGGTGATGAAGTAGATTGCGAATTGCAATTAGATGCTATGAGTAGAGGGGCTATTAATAAGCTTTTTTTAAATCTTGAATACAATTTGCAACGTTCCATTGAAAATCAAATCTTGCAAAACTTCCGCGCAATGGTGGGTAAAATCGTTAATGGGCAAGTTGTGGGCATAGATGATAGCGGCAATACCTTTATAGAAATTGAAAGTATCCGCGCAATATTGCCACAAAAAAATCGCATTAAGGGCGAAAATTTCAAAGTTGGTGATTGTGTGCGAGCAATTTTAAAATTTGTAGGCATTAATCGTAATGGATTGCAAGTGGAACTTTCCCGCACAACGCCGAAATTTTTAGAAGAACTCCTCGCAATGGAAGTGCCAGAGATAAAAGATAATGAAGTGATTATCCACAAAAGTGCGAGAATACCCGGTGATAGGGCAAAAGTTGCTGTATATTCAAATAGTGCACGTATTGACCCCATTGGGTGCTGCGTAGGCGTTAAAGGTGTAAGAATCAATGCTGTAAGCAAAGAATTAGCAAATGAAAATATTGACTGCGTGGAGTATCATAGCACACTTGAAATTTTTGTCGCTAAGGCTTTGACCCCCGCACAAGTAGTCAGTGTTAAGATTGAAGAGGCACAAGAGGGAGAGCGAAAAAAAGCAATCGTGCAAATAAAAAGTGAGCAAAAAAGTAAAGCTATTGGTAAAAATGGTGTAAATATACGTCTTGCAAGTATGTTATGTGAATGCGATATTGAACTCCAAGAAATTACAGAATCTAAGCCACTTGAAAATGAAAATACCCCAGCTGAAAAAACAGGTATAGACGCGCTTAGCTCCCTCTTTAAGTCTTAA
- a CDS encoding ankyrin repeat domain-containing protein, which translates to MRVWYIFVFLWILPLGVNAKDELRKHPLAVFANCDEVCFDNALNDDLTLKDDIEPIKAPSFDCTKAHNAIEQMICKDKELAMLDALMAQRYKYVKDYIPTLVESNSQLQAIGQKELKNMLLSMQRDWLKTLQSCQNLPSNKARLCVRELLALRVLSLAIFPYDRFYPDTLGELDDFNNMGISYFNNAWDFMTYLSLNYGCYNALSVLITNQTEANKPLVYYTWERFEPMDDEGMRSYFYEDVRQEQSSLRMTFSNELSLQYLLDKGAKVAFEDVQEFLSYFLKSFPNKAQNQRIFMRLYKPIREDITSEQFYTLVRKIALDNTADKGFERVSYELLPLILKDKGEDIDLNAKDENGNTLMHHIAYNATYADNISVFHILKDFGADVNAKNKNGDTPLHILTQKGNPYLIAQLLALGGDSSVRNNEGLIPLQVEIFSGNYYREVLKLLCEQQAKEETKIQECIAQHLN; encoded by the coding sequence ATGAGGGTTTGGTATATTTTTGTCTTTTTGTGGATTTTGCCTTTGGGGGTAAATGCAAAAGATGAGCTTAGAAAGCACCCGTTGGCAGTTTTTGCAAATTGTGATGAAGTGTGCTTTGATAATGCACTCAATGATGACTTAACGCTTAAAGATGATATAGAGCCGATAAAAGCACCAAGTTTTGATTGCACAAAAGCTCACAATGCCATAGAACAAATGATTTGCAAAGACAAAGAGCTTGCTATGCTTGATGCACTTATGGCACAACGTTATAAATATGTCAAAGATTATATCCCCACACTTGTTGAAAGTAATTCACAACTCCAAGCAATAGGGCAAAAAGAGCTTAAAAATATGCTTTTATCAATGCAACGCGATTGGCTTAAAACTTTACAAAGTTGTCAGAATCTCCCTTCTAATAAGGCTCGCCTTTGTGTGAGAGAACTCCTTGCTCTCAGAGTGCTTTCTCTCGCTATATTTCCTTATGATAGATTTTACCCAGACACTCTAGGAGAACTTGATGATTTTAATAATATGGGTATATCATATTTTAATAATGCGTGGGATTTTATGACATATCTAAGCTTAAACTATGGTTGTTATAATGCTTTGTCAGTGCTTATTACAAATCAAACAGAGGCAAATAAGCCACTTGTTTATTATACATGGGAAAGATTTGAGCCAATGGATGATGAGGGCATGAGAAGTTATTTTTATGAGGATGTTCGCCAAGAGCAAAGTTCTTTAAGAATGACATTTTCTAATGAATTGAGTTTGCAATATCTCCTTGATAAAGGGGCAAAGGTAGCATTTGAAGATGTGCAAGAATTTTTGAGTTACTTTTTAAAGAGTTTTCCAAATAAGGCACAAAATCAAAGAATCTTTATGCGTTTATACAAACCAATCCGAGAGGATATTACTTCAGAGCAGTTTTATACACTTGTGCGAAAAATTGCACTAGATAATACTGCTGATAAAGGATTTGAAAGAGTATCCTATGAATTATTGCCTCTCATCTTAAAGGATAAGGGGGAAGATATTGATTTAAATGCTAAAGATGAAAATGGTAATACGCTAATGCACCATATTGCATATAATGCAACCTACGCAGACAATATAAGTGTATTTCATATTCTTAAAGATTTTGGTGCAGATGTGAATGCGAAAAATAAAAATGGTGATACGCCCTTGCATATATTGACACAAAAAGGCAACCCTTATCTCATCGCTCAACTTTTGGCACTCGGAGGGGATTCTTCAGTGCGCAATAATGAAGGATTAATACCATTGCAGGTAGAAATATTTTCTGGAAATTATTATCGTGAAGTGCTTAAGCTTTTATGTGAGCAACAGGCAAAAGAGGAGACAAAAATACAAGAGTGTATCGCGCAACATCTAAATTAA
- a CDS encoding META domain-containing protein: MNLKYFFLSGMLGALVIGCGNAQDIQRDIMAKWTLNTLSDGHKEINVGLSEHNAFIHFESDKGFYGNAGCNNFFGNYQIQANTLIVGGAGMTRMMCAPESMEVEDALMRILSDGNTSAYISGNNLILQKGNIKAVFSR; this comes from the coding sequence GTGAATCTTAAATATTTTTTCTTATCAGGTATGCTAGGAGCATTGGTAATAGGTTGTGGAAATGCACAAGATATACAAAGAGATATTATGGCTAAATGGACACTCAATACATTAAGTGATGGACATAAAGAGATTAATGTAGGGCTAAGTGAGCATAACGCATTTATCCACTTTGAATCTGATAAAGGCTTTTATGGTAATGCTGGATGCAACAATTTTTTTGGCAATTACCAAATTCAAGCAAATACCCTTATAGTTGGTGGTGCAGGTATGACACGTATGATGTGCGCACCAGAGAGTATGGAAGTTGAAGATGCGCTTATGCGGATTCTTAGTGATGGCAATACCTCTGCTTATATTTCAGGCAATAATCTTATTTTGCAAAAAGGAAATATCAAGGCGGTATTCAGTAGATAG
- the dnaE gene encoding DNA polymerase III subunit alpha yields the protein MSFTHLHLHTEYSLLDGANKIKFLAKRIRELGMESVAITDHGNMFGALDFYVSMKEEGLNPIIGMEAYLHNGDTLGDKTIKQRFHLCLFAKNEIGYKNLMYLSSQSFIEGFYYYPRINKALLRERSEGLVCSSACLQGEINWQLNTSNQRNVRFGAKGYEVAKEVALEYKDIFGEDFYLELMRHGINDQLFIDEQILKLGRELDIKVIATNDTHYSLQEDASAQEVAMCVAMGKTFNDKDRLKHSVKEFYVKSPQEMQKLFCDVPEVLENTQEIAQKCQLHLDLKNIEIKNKHTGEILLKNTPATPPTFKHTTNYALKENLPQILNCSLESIDDAVYFAFKCRQGLEERLKHIPTESHPIYKKRLEHEIEVISSMKFPGYMLIVWDFVNFAKQNNIPVGPGRGSAAGSLVAYSLKITNIDPLKYDLLFERFLNPERVSMPDIDMDFCQRRRGEMIEYVANTYGKFNVAQVITFGSLLAKGVIRDVARVLNMPYNDADAFAKLIPAELGITLTKHIGKDGKEKDGAWEKESRIKELVEKSPLAKQVWDYALLLEGLKRNAGTHAAAIVIDSQEELWHKVPLYTNDKMNGVATQYSMNWLEPVDLIKFDFLGLKTLTVIDDAINLIKKRYEKEIDFSTMEMDDYKVYETIQSGNTLGLFQIESEGMQAIAKRLKPSNFEDVVAMISLYRPGPMDLIDDFVARKHGLVKIEYLIDALEPILKPTYGVIVYQEQVMQIVQTIGGFSLGGADLVRRAMGKKKLDEMLRLKKEFADGAQKQGYNRAKAEDLWEIIVKFAGYGFNKSHAAAYGMITYQTAYLKTYYEHEFMAAMLTSETNKIESIAKYIDEVKSLGIEIVPPHVNISENNFGVGEFDGVKKIIFGLSAIKGLGDAPIENIIEEREKNGAYKSLEDFVARVDFSKLTKRSLEPLIKSGGLDNLGYSRKSMLEYIDILCDKGREKSKAQEMIHNSLFGEDEVEINIYLPITHKGEYDIRTLLDYEYECMGIYISGHPLDDFKDKLKNIKGIIKSLELENLEFNSVCMLVGKVLSIKRRISKKSNKPFGSIDFLDYGGKIEIMVFEKHLEALEGFNLDEPLALKCKIEEREERFNVRILKILNLEEAAKEKIEPIIKNIAQEDEDTKIIPLDMKPSEIDVCTPLCVVIDASCVENGILDKLKAYSKELKGERELRVRIKNDTLGYTFISHLKVHSQIKEAFKELEWQE from the coding sequence ATGAGCTTTACACATCTTCATCTTCATACCGAATACTCCTTACTTGATGGCGCAAATAAAATTAAATTCCTAGCTAAACGCATTCGTGAATTAGGTATGGAATCTGTTGCGATTACTGACCACGGCAATATGTTTGGTGCGCTTGATTTTTATGTAAGTATGAAAGAAGAGGGGCTTAATCCCATTATCGGTATGGAAGCCTATCTGCATAATGGCGATACACTCGGTGATAAAACAATCAAGCAGCGATTCCATCTCTGCCTCTTTGCCAAAAATGAAATAGGTTATAAGAATCTAATGTATCTCTCCTCACAATCTTTTATTGAGGGATTTTATTACTATCCTCGTATTAACAAAGCTTTACTAAGAGAGAGGAGCGAAGGGCTTGTTTGCTCTTCAGCCTGCCTACAAGGCGAGATAAATTGGCAACTTAATACCAGCAATCAACGCAATGTGCGATTTGGAGCAAAAGGTTATGAAGTAGCCAAAGAAGTAGCATTAGAATACAAAGATATTTTTGGTGAAGATTTTTACCTTGAGCTTATGCGACACGGCATTAACGACCAACTTTTCATTGATGAGCAGATTCTAAAGCTTGGCAGAGAGCTTGATATTAAAGTGATTGCGACAAATGATACGCATTATTCTTTGCAAGAAGATGCAAGTGCGCAAGAAGTAGCAATGTGTGTGGCAATGGGTAAAACATTTAACGACAAAGATAGACTAAAACATTCAGTTAAAGAATTTTATGTTAAATCCCCGCAGGAGATGCAAAAGCTCTTTTGTGATGTGCCTGAAGTGCTAGAAAATACGCAAGAAATTGCGCAAAAATGCCAACTTCATTTAGATTTGAAAAATATTGAGATTAAAAACAAACATACAGGTGAGATACTATTAAAAAATACTCCAGCAACCCCTCCTACTTTTAAACATACCACAAATTATGCGCTTAAAGAAAATTTGCCACAGATTCTTAATTGCTCTTTAGAATCTATTGATGATGCAGTGTATTTCGCCTTTAAATGTCGTCAAGGGCTAGAGGAGCGACTTAAACATATCCCCACAGAATCTCACCCTATATATAAAAAACGTCTAGAACACGAGATAGAAGTGATTAGTTCAATGAAATTTCCCGGCTATATGCTCATTGTGTGGGATTTTGTCAATTTTGCAAAACAAAATAATATCCCCGTGGGACCCGGACGTGGTTCAGCAGCAGGCAGTCTCGTAGCGTATTCACTTAAGATTACAAATATTGACCCGCTTAAATATGATTTACTTTTTGAACGATTTTTGAATCCCGAGCGGGTAAGTATGCCCGATATTGATATGGATTTTTGCCAACGCAGACGCGGCGAGATGATAGAATATGTAGCAAATACTTATGGCAAGTTTAATGTCGCACAAGTTATTACCTTTGGTTCGCTCCTTGCAAAAGGTGTGATACGAGATGTCGCACGTGTGCTTAATATGCCCTATAATGATGCTGATGCTTTTGCAAAACTTATCCCAGCAGAGCTTGGTATCACCCTTACAAAACACATAGGTAAAGATGGTAAAGAAAAAGATGGTGCGTGGGAAAAAGAGTCGAGGATTAAAGAACTTGTAGAGAAAAGTCCTTTAGCAAAACAAGTATGGGATTATGCCTTGTTGCTTGAAGGATTAAAACGCAATGCCGGCACACACGCTGCAGCTATTGTAATAGATTCCCAAGAAGAACTATGGCACAAAGTCCCTCTTTATACAAATGATAAAATGAATGGTGTCGCTACGCAGTATTCTATGAATTGGCTTGAGCCTGTGGATTTAATTAAATTTGACTTTTTAGGACTTAAAACGCTCACTGTAATTGATGATGCAATTAATCTTATTAAAAAGCGATACGAAAAAGAAATTGACTTTAGCACAATGGAAATGGACGATTACAAAGTCTATGAAACAATCCAAAGCGGAAATACGCTCGGACTATTCCAAATAGAATCTGAAGGTATGCAAGCAATAGCAAAAAGGCTCAAACCAAGCAATTTTGAAGATGTGGTGGCAATGATTTCCCTCTATCGTCCAGGACCTATGGATCTTATTGATGATTTTGTTGCGCGTAAGCACGGATTGGTAAAAATTGAGTATCTCATAGACGCCCTAGAGCCTATTTTAAAACCTACCTATGGTGTTATTGTCTATCAAGAGCAAGTTATGCAAATTGTGCAAACCATTGGTGGATTTTCTCTTGGCGGTGCAGATTTAGTCCGCCGTGCTATGGGGAAAAAGAAGCTTGATGAAATGTTAAGACTAAAAAAAGAATTTGCTGATGGAGCACAAAAGCAAGGCTATAATCGTGCTAAAGCGGAGGATTTATGGGAGATTATCGTAAAATTTGCTGGCTATGGATTCAATAAATCTCACGCCGCAGCCTATGGAATGATCACCTATCAAACTGCATATTTAAAAACTTATTATGAACACGAATTTATGGCAGCTATGCTCACAAGTGAGACAAATAAAATAGAATCTATAGCAAAATACATTGATGAGGTAAAATCTCTTGGTATTGAGATTGTCCCTCCACACGTGAATATTTCTGAAAACAATTTTGGTGTGGGTGAATTTGATGGAGTGAAAAAAATCATTTTTGGACTAAGCGCTATTAAAGGACTAGGCGATGCACCTATTGAAAATATCATAGAAGAGCGTGAAAAAAATGGTGCATACAAGAGTTTGGAAGATTTCGTCGCAAGGGTAGATTTCTCTAAACTTACAAAACGCTCTTTAGAGCCATTGATTAAATCTGGAGGATTAGATAATCTAGGCTACTCGCGTAAAAGTATGCTTGAATATATAGATATACTCTGTGATAAAGGGCGAGAAAAAAGTAAAGCACAAGAAATGATACATAATTCACTCTTTGGTGAAGATGAGGTAGAGATTAATATATACTTACCTATCACTCATAAAGGTGAATATGATATACGCACTTTGCTTGATTATGAGTATGAATGTATGGGAATCTATATATCAGGACATCCTCTTGATGACTTTAAAGACAAACTCAAAAATATCAAAGGTATAATCAAAAGTCTTGAATTAGAGAATCTAGAATTTAATTCTGTATGTATGCTTGTAGGCAAGGTTCTTTCAATCAAGCGAAGAATCAGCAAAAAAAGCAACAAACCTTTTGGGAGTATTGATTTTCTAGATTATGGTGGAAAAATTGAAATAATGGTGTTTGAAAAGCACCTTGAAGCACTTGAAGGATTCAATCTTGATGAGCCTTTGGCACTTAAATGCAAAATAGAAGAGAGAGAAGAAAGATTTAATGTGCGTATTTTAAAGATTCTTAATCTTGAAGAAGCTGCTAAAGAAAAAATAGAGCCCATAATAAAAAATATTGCACAAGAAGATGAAGATACAAAGATTATCCCACTTGATATGAAGCCTAGTGAGATTGATGTTTGCACACCCTTATGCGTGGTTATTGATGCGAGCTGCGTTGAAAATGGCATTTTAGATAAACTTAAGGCTTACTCAAAAGAGCTTAAGGGTGAACGTGAGTTACGAGTGCGTATTAAAAATGATACATTGGGCTATACTTTTATTAGTCACCTCAAAGTTCATTCGCAAATTAAAGAAGCATTTAAAGAATTAGAGTGGCAGGAATAA
- the miaB gene encoding tRNA (N6-isopentenyl adenosine(37)-C2)-methylthiotransferase MiaB, giving the protein MKLFIQTLGCAMNERDSAHMIAELRDKKHYTLTNDIKQADLILINTCSVREKPEKKLFSEIGAFAKEKKAGAKIGVCGCTASHLGEEIIKKAPSVDFVLGARNVSKITQVLERPKAVEVDIDYDDSTYVFASSQGMGIKAHLNISIGCDKKCSYCIVPFTRGKEISVPKDLLISEAKKCVASGAKELLLLGQNVNNYGVRFSHSHPKTNFTQLLRALSEIDGLYRIRFTSPHPLHMDDEFLEEFASNPVIAKGIHIPLQSGSSQILKMMRRGYDKQWYLNRIAKLKSLVPNVGIGTDIIVGFPTESEQDFEDTMEVLSLVEFDTLYSFVYSPRPHTSAFEYDKSMLVSPEVAKERLARLQNLHKEILSKKAQLEIGRIHNVLIENHYNGEGQCWSEGRSSSNKLIKILDKKCEIGSIVKVEITHNEGGGLMGRFINELSLSEALASKEYFQNPIYIQEGALC; this is encoded by the coding sequence ATGAAACTTTTTATACAAACATTGGGTTGTGCAATGAATGAGCGCGATTCTGCGCATATGATTGCCGAATTACGCGATAAAAAACATTATACTCTTACAAATGATATTAAACAAGCAGATTTGATTCTTATTAATACTTGCTCTGTGCGCGAAAAACCAGAAAAAAAGCTTTTTTCTGAAATTGGAGCATTTGCCAAAGAAAAAAAAGCAGGGGCAAAAATCGGTGTTTGTGGTTGCACAGCCAGTCATTTGGGTGAGGAAATTATCAAAAAAGCTCCAAGTGTAGATTTTGTATTAGGTGCAAGAAATGTATCAAAAATAACGCAAGTGCTTGAGCGTCCCAAAGCCGTTGAGGTAGATATTGATTATGATGATAGCACTTATGTGTTTGCCTCTTCACAAGGTATGGGTATCAAAGCGCATCTTAACATCTCCATAGGTTGTGATAAAAAATGTAGTTATTGCATTGTGCCCTTTACGCGTGGTAAAGAGATTTCAGTTCCTAAAGATTTGCTTATATCTGAAGCAAAAAAATGTGTGGCAAGTGGTGCGAAAGAATTACTTTTATTAGGGCAAAATGTTAATAATTATGGCGTGAGATTTTCACACTCTCACCCAAAAACAAATTTTACGCAGCTTTTACGCGCTTTGAGCGAGATTGATGGTTTATACAGAATCCGTTTTACTTCTCCACACCCATTGCATATGGACGATGAATTTTTAGAGGAATTTGCAAGTAATCCTGTAATTGCCAAAGGCATACATATTCCATTACAAAGTGGTTCAAGCCAGATTCTCAAAATGATGAGAAGAGGTTATGATAAGCAATGGTATCTTAACAGAATTGCTAAACTTAAGTCCCTTGTCCCTAATGTTGGCATTGGCACAGATATTATTGTGGGATTTCCTACCGAATCCGAGCAAGACTTTGAAGACACGATGGAAGTACTTTCTCTTGTAGAGTTTGATACGCTTTATAGTTTTGTATATTCGCCTCGTCCGCATACAAGTGCGTTTGAATATGACAAAAGTATGCTTGTGTCTCCTGAAGTGGCAAAAGAGCGTTTAGCACGATTGCAAAATCTTCATAAAGAGATTCTTAGCAAAAAAGCACAACTTGAAATTGGACGCATTCATAATGTGCTTATTGAAAATCACTACAATGGTGAGGGGCAGTGTTGGAGTGAGGGGCGTAGTAGTAGCAATAAGCTGATTAAAATTTTAGATAAAAAATGTGAGATTGGTTCTATCGTAAAAGTAGAGATAACACACAATGAAGGTGGTGGGCTTATGGGGAGATTTATAAATGAACTAAGTCTTAGCGAAGCACTTGCTTCTAAGGAATATTTTCAAAATCCTATATACATTCAAGAAGGTGCCTTATGCTAA
- a CDS encoding HP0268 family nuclease produces MELKLAKSTLSQANAKNKVNVAKISYEDMLKKCAQGEHIFYFDKENSHKEMQKVCASFQKAGYNTYLNEVRYGLDEASYIYELHII; encoded by the coding sequence ATGGAACTTAAACTTGCTAAAAGCACGCTCTCTCAAGCGAATGCTAAAAATAAAGTCAATGTAGCAAAAATAAGTTATGAAGATATGCTCAAAAAATGCGCACAAGGAGAACATATTTTCTATTTTGATAAAGAAAATTCGCATAAGGAAATGCAAAAAGTATGTGCTTCTTTCCAAAAAGCAGGCTATAATACATATCTCAATGAAGTGCGCTATGGTCTTGATGAAGCAAGTTATATCTATGAACTTCATATTATCTAA
- a CDS encoding lysophospholipid acyltransferase family protein produces MLSRERKRQILIKIAPPIMYAALRILYALTRHRFHINEHAKEHNFIGAFWHGELLMLPFLYKRFQKVVSKERDKGFYIVQSHHFDAELMVRVIALFGLKTLRGSSSKGGLRVLMEALKLLKGGCDIGMSPDGPKGPYHSISDGIVVMSQKTERYIVPIRVVYSRYWELKTWDKFRIPKPFSRVDYHMLDGFVIDKNMNLQDAKNLVRLHLEKEL; encoded by the coding sequence ATGCTAAGTCGTGAGAGAAAACGTCAGATACTTATTAAAATCGCTCCACCCATTATGTATGCTGCATTGCGTATTTTATATGCTCTTACACGACATAGATTTCACATCAATGAGCACGCAAAAGAGCACAATTTTATTGGTGCATTTTGGCACGGAGAACTTCTTATGTTGCCTTTTTTATATAAGAGATTCCAAAAGGTTGTAAGTAAAGAGCGTGATAAGGGTTTTTATATCGTGCAATCTCATCATTTTGATGCTGAACTTATGGTGCGTGTTATTGCACTTTTTGGTTTAAAAACTTTACGCGGTTCGTCTTCAAAAGGTGGTTTGCGTGTATTAATGGAAGCCTTGAAGTTGCTTAAAGGAGGGTGCGACATAGGAATGTCTCCTGATGGACCAAAAGGACCTTATCATTCCATATCTGATGGCATAGTGGTGATGAGTCAAAAAACTGAGCGGTATATTGTCCCTATACGCGTAGTGTATAGTCGTTATTGGGAGTTAAAAACTTGGGATAAATTTCGTATTCCTAAACCATTTTCGCGGGTTGATTATCATATGCTTGATGGTTTTGTCATTGATAAAAATATGAATTTACAAGATGCAAAAAATTTAGTGCGCTTACATTTAGAAAAGGAACTCTAA
- the rsmH gene encoding 16S rRNA (cytosine(1402)-N(4))-methyltransferase RsmH, translating to MKHYSVLKNEMIQALDCLKEDSILIDCTLGFGGHTIGALQAYPNIEVYAFDKDIYALNLAKERLKPYLQNIHFCHNAFSQFLDIVPNVVLPRVRGIIADIGVSSMQLDETQRGFSFVSSTLDMRMDTRADLNATKVINTYSPIRLEEIFRIYGEVRQSKKLAEIIAYERKKKPFSSCLELSTLIEQHFPRVGGIHPATLAFQALRIEVNDELGELKRLLHNIELAFDEGKIASCRVGIISFHSLEDRIIKQCFKQWSKSCICAEESLRCECGNNHAKGQILTKKPIIPTPQEIAQNKRSRSAKLRIFELKSSKDKGV from the coding sequence ATGAAACATTATTCAGTTTTAAAAAATGAAATGATACAGGCTTTGGATTGTTTGAAAGAAGATTCTATCTTGATTGATTGCACTTTGGGCTTTGGAGGGCATACTATTGGGGCATTGCAGGCTTATCCAAATATTGAAGTTTATGCTTTTGATAAAGATATATATGCACTTAATCTTGCCAAAGAGCGATTAAAACCTTATTTGCAAAACATTCATTTTTGTCATAATGCTTTTTCTCAATTTTTAGACATTGTGCCAAATGTGGTATTGCCTCGTGTAAGGGGCATTATTGCTGATATTGGTGTAAGCTCTATGCAGCTTGATGAAACGCAACGTGGCTTTAGCTTTGTCTCTTCCACGCTTGATATGCGTATGGATACACGAGCAGACTTGAATGCTACAAAAGTGATTAATACTTATTCGCCTATTCGTTTAGAAGAGATTTTCAGAATCTATGGAGAAGTGCGCCAGAGTAAAAAACTCGCAGAGATTATTGCATACGAACGCAAGAAAAAGCCTTTTAGCTCTTGCTTAGAATTAAGCACACTTATTGAGCAACATTTTCCTCGTGTTGGAGGTATACATCCAGCGACACTAGCTTTTCAGGCACTACGCATTGAGGTTAATGATGAACTAGGCGAGCTTAAGCGATTGCTCCATAACATAGAACTTGCTTTTGATGAGGGCAAAATTGCATCTTGTAGGGTAGGAATCATCTCTTTTCATTCTCTAGAAGATAGAATCATTAAGCAATGTTTTAAACAATGGAGCAAATCGTGCATTTGCGCAGAAGAAAGTTTAAGGTGCGAGTGTGGCAATAATCACGCTAAAGGGCAGATTCTTACTAAGAAGCCAATTATCCCAACCCCACAAGAGATAGCGCAAAATAAGCGTTCTCGTAGCGCAAAATTAAGAATTTTTGAATTAAAGAGTTCTAAAGATAAAGGAGTATAA